A part of Crassostrea angulata isolate pt1a10 chromosome 5, ASM2561291v2, whole genome shotgun sequence genomic DNA contains:
- the LOC128183355 gene encoding uncharacterized protein LOC128183355: protein MANTNYIFQVRRVFQDQEGKYGPASDDVRTTESLATYLLGFAKLVADGNPKKYQLLVEELKDSRNPDAKTKQVILGEFKKTDSEKTIMLVGATGSGKSTLVDGIVNYVMGVSFDDPYRFTLIQLEKEENKMENQAVSQTEWITVYKIMPRAGSRLEYSLNIIDTPGFGDTRGIERDQRTIGQIRELFSETGAKGVTYLDAVCFIVKAPDARLTVSQKYIFSEIMSLFGKDIESNICTLITFADGADPPVLASLKEADLPFGSYFQFNNSALFAENTNITKTSLSPMFWKMGCTSFKIFFDTISQFKTRSLTLTKAVLDEREVIKTILSAILPQVKAGLTKLSELRDELEIFKKHKNDIESNKDFEYEVEETKQLLVNLDQGHHVTNCLQCNFTCHDDCKIADDDNKSGCAAMKDGYCTVCIKKCIWKEHKNARYKFIYVTDKVKKTYTEMKQKYEKAIGSKLTHESFIANLSKDVEHLFAYVNGMMTKMNTCKSRLKEIALRPDPLSTVEHLDQMIQAEDMERHQGYQRRIEMLNEFKHMAEIDKDFEKFGANYLSARMEIQSIGIPADALVDDGEQNPQGGIINLFKRIFLSPFQSDREKEKKKFKKNS, encoded by the exons ATGGCAAATACAAATTACATATTTCAAGTTCGAAGAGTATTTCAAGACCAGGAAGGAAAATACGGGCCTGCAAGTGATGATGTGCGTACAACCGAGTCTCTAGCGACATATTTACTCGGGTTTGCCAAACTAGTTGCCGATGGAAAtccaaaaaaatatcaacttttGGTCGAAGAGTTAAAAGACTCACGAAATCCTGACGCAAAAACAAAACAGGTTATTCTTG GGGAATTTAAAAAGACAGACTCCGAAAAGACAATAATGCTTGTTGGTGCAACTGGTTCGGGAAAAAGTACTCTAGTTGACGGCATTGTTAACTATGTGATGGGTGTAAGTTTTGATGATCCCTATAGATTTACCCTCATACAGCTCGAAAAAGAGGAAAACAAAATGGAAAATCAG GCTGTATCTCAAACAGAATGGATCACGGTTTATAAGATAATGCCTAGAGCCGGCAGTCGATTAGAATATTCTTTAAACATCATCGATACACCGGGATTTGGAGACACAAGAGGAATAGAGAGAGATCAACGTACCATTGGTCAAATTCGGGAATTGTTTTCAGAAACGGGGGCTAAAGGAGTTACTTACCTTGATGCTGTTTGTTTCATCGTAAAAGCTCCAGACGCACGCCTGACCGTTTCGCAGAAGTACATATTTAGTGAAATTATGTCGTTATTTGGCAAAGACattgaatcaaatatttgtacattaaTCACATTTGCCGATGGTGCTGATCCACCCGTTCTTGCCTCTTTAAAAGAAGCTGATCTTCCATTCGGTTCCTACTTTCAATTTAACAACTCCGCATTGTTTGCAGAAAACACAAATATAACAAAGACGTCATTGTCTCCCATGTTTTGGAAGATGGGATGTAcaagttttaaaatctttttcgatacaatttctcaatttaaaacaagAAGTCTCACTCTAACAAAGGCTGTTTTAGATGAAAGAGaagtaataaaaacaattctatCTGCCATTCTCCCCCAAGTTAAGGCGGGGCTAACAAAACTGTCGGAGCTTCGAGAcgaattagaaatatttaaaaaacacaaaaatgacaTAGAAAGCAATAAAGATTTTGAATATGAGGTGGAAGAAACTAAACAATTGTTGGTAAACCTGGACCAGGGGCACCATGTAACAAACTGCCTTCAATGCAATTTTACATGCCATGATGATTGTAAAATTGCAGATGACGATAATAAAAGTGGATGCGCTGCCATGAAAGACGGTTACTGCACGGTATGCATTAAGAAATGTATATGGAAAGAACACAAAAATGCACGATATAAGTTCATTTATGTGACGGACAAAGTTAAAAAAACTTATACAGAAATGAAACAGAAATACGAGAAAGCTATAGGGTCTAAACTGACTCACGAATCCTTTATCGCAAACCTATCAAAAGATGTTGAACATCTATTCGCATATGTCAATGGAATGATGACAAAAATGAATACTTGCAAAAGCAGGCTAAAGGAAATAGCATTAAGACCTGATCCTCTCTCTACAGTTGAACATTTGGACCAAATGATTCAGGCTGAAGACATGGAGAGACATCAAGGGTATCAACGTCGAATAGAAATGCTGAATGAATTCAAGCATATGGCTGAAAttgataaagattttgaaaagtttGGTGCCAATTATCTTTCAGCAAGAATGGAAATTCAGTCTATTGGTATTCCTGCTGATGCATTAGTTGATGATGGTGAACAGAATCCTCAAGGTGgaattattaatttgttcaaGCGGATCTTTCTCTCACCATTTCAATCTGACcgagaaaaagagaaaaagaaatttaaaaagaattcatAG